The following proteins are co-located in the Sporolactobacillus pectinivorans genome:
- a CDS encoding Cof-type HAD-IIB family hydrolase yields the protein MSDIKIVFFDIDSTLYDQNKSVPESTTEAVRALQKKGVITAIATGRAPFMFKDLRTNLDIHTFASFNGSYVVDQDEPIYKKPIPEVLLEELEHQSSEAGNRLIFLNEETMKIDGEMAPDILEGMDSLKLNLPLPDEDPNFFRNHDIYQALLFYSAADDSGYLDSEPLNKLRYVRWHKNAVDVIPQSGSKAQGIKKILEKLNMSAGEACAFGDGNNDVEMLSYVGTGVAMGNAVERAKQAADRVTLPVDRDGIYYGLKELGLI from the coding sequence GTGTCTGATATTAAAATTGTTTTTTTTGATATTGACAGTACATTGTATGATCAAAATAAATCTGTCCCGGAATCGACAACTGAAGCGGTCAGGGCGTTGCAGAAAAAAGGTGTCATTACAGCGATTGCAACAGGACGCGCACCGTTTATGTTTAAAGATCTGAGAACAAATCTTGATATTCACACGTTTGCCAGCTTCAATGGTTCTTATGTTGTTGATCAGGATGAACCGATCTATAAAAAACCGATACCCGAGGTGCTGCTGGAAGAACTGGAACATCAGTCATCGGAAGCGGGGAATCGTCTTATTTTTCTTAATGAAGAAACCATGAAAATTGACGGGGAAATGGCTCCTGACATTCTGGAAGGTATGGACAGTCTGAAACTTAATCTGCCTCTTCCGGATGAAGATCCCAATTTTTTCAGAAATCATGATATTTACCAGGCACTTCTTTTTTATTCTGCTGCGGACGACTCCGGTTATTTGGATAGCGAGCCTCTTAACAAACTGCGCTATGTCCGCTGGCATAAAAATGCGGTTGACGTGATACCCCAATCGGGATCGAAGGCTCAGGGAATAAAAAAAATACTCGAAAAACTAAATATGTCAGCTGGCGAGGCCTGCGCTTTCGGGGATGGAAACAATGACGTGGAAATGCTGTCTTATGTCGGGACAGGTGTGGCTATGGGAAATGCGGTGGAACGTGCCAAGCAGGCAGCGGACAGGGTCACGCTTCCGGTTGACAGGGATGGCATTTATTATGGGCTAAAGGAACTTGGGCTGATCTGA
- the pdhA gene encoding pyruvate dehydrogenase (acetyl-transferring) E1 component subunit alpha, giving the protein MPAKNMEQMEDHFETFRILDEQGNVVNEQAMPNISANEMRELMRRMVYTRIWDQRALSLNRQGRLGFYAPVAGQEASMLASEFAMEKEDWLLPSYRDIPQLVWHGLPLYQAFLYSRGHFGGGRIPEDVRAVMPQIIIGAQCTQATGIALGLKKRGKKNVAFTYFGDGATSQGDFYEAMNFAGVFKAPAVFINQNNRFAISVPVEKQTAAKTLAQKAAAAGIKGVQVDGMDPLAVYSVAREARNRAVSGEGPTLIETLTYRYGPHTMAGDDPTRYRTKELTDEWEKKDPLVRFRNFLENLSLWSPGDEEKTVEEAKQDVASALKKADQVPKQKVTDLLKNMYEHPTPNIEEQLAEYSEKEERK; this is encoded by the coding sequence ATGCCTGCAAAAAACATGGAACAGATGGAAGATCATTTTGAAACTTTCCGAATTCTTGACGAGCAGGGAAATGTGGTTAATGAACAGGCGATGCCGAATATTTCGGCTAATGAGATGCGCGAATTGATGCGGCGCATGGTTTATACGAGAATCTGGGATCAGCGGGCACTTTCGCTTAACAGACAGGGCCGGCTGGGATTCTATGCCCCGGTTGCCGGACAGGAAGCATCCATGCTGGCAAGTGAATTTGCGATGGAAAAAGAGGACTGGCTGCTGCCATCCTATCGGGATATTCCCCAGCTGGTCTGGCATGGTTTACCGCTTTATCAGGCTTTTCTTTACTCAAGGGGTCATTTTGGAGGGGGCAGGATTCCCGAAGACGTGCGCGCAGTGATGCCTCAGATCATCATTGGCGCACAGTGTACCCAGGCTACAGGTATTGCGCTCGGCCTAAAAAAAAGAGGAAAGAAGAATGTGGCTTTTACTTATTTTGGCGATGGTGCTACATCCCAGGGTGATTTTTATGAAGCGATGAATTTTGCGGGTGTATTTAAAGCGCCGGCAGTTTTTATAAACCAAAACAACCGTTTTGCTATTTCTGTGCCTGTCGAAAAACAGACCGCTGCGAAAACGCTGGCACAAAAAGCTGCCGCTGCCGGAATCAAAGGCGTTCAGGTTGATGGCATGGATCCCCTGGCCGTTTATTCCGTTGCCAGGGAAGCGCGTAACCGCGCGGTGTCCGGTGAGGGACCTACCTTGATTGAAACGCTGACATACAGGTATGGACCGCATACCATGGCAGGAGACGACCCGACAAGATATCGCACAAAGGAATTGACCGACGAATGGGAGAAGAAAGATCCACTCGTCCGGTTTAGAAATTTTCTGGAAAATCTCTCTCTCTGGTCACCCGGAGATGAAGAGAAAACAGTTGAGGAAGCGAAGCAGGATGTGGCTTCTGCTTTGAAAAAGGCAGATCAGGTGCCGAAGCAGAAGGTAACGGATCTCCTTAAAAATATGTATGAGCACCCGACTCCGAATATAGAAG